In Setaria italica strain Yugu1 chromosome IX, Setaria_italica_v2.0, whole genome shotgun sequence, the genomic stretch AGCTGACGATTAAAATTCCAGAAGAAGCTTCGTAGTGCCACTTAGTTTCTTCATCATCACGTAGGGTTAACACGATCGACGAGCAATATACATGATGATGCAACGTGCGGCTAGCGTTTTCATCAGTTGGGGGTCATCGATacgggcgcgacggcggcgcgtcCGCCGTGCTCGGTCTCGTCGGCGCCGTGCTTGGTGATGTCGTagagctcgccgtcgccccaGAGCGCGTAGGCCTCCTCGCCGTGCACGGCGTCGTCCCCGACCTCGAGCTTCTCCTCGGGCATGCGCAGCGGGACGACGGCGTTGATGGCGACGCAGATGACCGACGTGACGACCACGTTCCAGCCGATGACGAAGAGCGCGCCGGCCAGCTGCTTCCCGAactgcgcgccgccggcgccgccgtagaAGGCGCCCCGGGAGTTGGTCACGGGGAGGAAGAGGTTGCACAGGGTGGGGTCCGCGAGGAGGCCCGTCAGCAGGCCGCCCAGGAGACCCGCCACGCCGTGCGTGTGGATGACGCCCAGCGTGTCGTCCACGCGCTTCAGGAACCTCAACCGCTTGTGCAGCTTCATCATCGTGTACCACGGGATGCTACCGGCGAGCACCCCCATCACCAGCGCCGCCCAGCCCTGAACCACACCTGCATCCATGTTCCATGGGCACAGAAGATCAGATGGCAAGGTCAAGATGTCAAACGTACACCAAAATTTACTGCAGAAATCAGGAAAAATGCTGTGACTGTAGAATATGAACATCTGAATCCCCTAGCTGTGTTTTTCTTCCCCGTCATTTTCATACCTACTAACCGAAATTTGTCTGCAATGAAAAGCTGCAGAATAAAAGGGGACAAATTTTGACTTTGACTTTGCTTTACTTGTGATAAGTACTGACAATAGCGACCAGATACTGACAATAGCGTGTTCTCGTGCTGGTCATAGGTTGCTCCGATGCGACTTGAGCTGGCAGAAGATGAATCTTCCTTGGATCCACaatcaaggccatgtttagttactcccaactcccaactttgacactatgcaaaaagaagattccccatcacatcaaacttgcggtacatgcatggagtactaaatgtagatgaaattaaaaactaattgcacagttttgttgtactttgcgagacgaatcttttgagcctaattagtcaatatttggacaataattcacaaatacaaacgaaacgctacagtgtgctacagtgctgtaacagtaatttggcacctcccaaattccccaactaaacacggcccaaGTTATTTTGAATTCAAAGTCAACCATTCAACCATTGGATGCTGTGTGCTTTGCAGCACTACTAGTGATAGGGATAGGGATAATTTTCTTTGCAACCCCACCTGTGCCTACAGCTACAGCTACAGCTACAGCTAAGCTACCAGGAAATTCGGAGGAGGAAAATTGGTGCGCCGCGACCGAGGGACGACGACTTGCTAGCCATCGAGCTGGGATTACCTGCGCCGGGCGTGATGCAGACGAGGCCCGTGATCATGCCCTGGACGGCGCCGATGACGGAGGGCTTGCCGAAGAAGATGACGTCGAGGCAGGTCCAGACGATGAGGCTCATGGCCGTGCAGATGTTGGTGTTCACCACCGACATGGACGCCACCGAGTTGGCGGCGTAGGGCCCGCCGCCGTTGAACCCGGCCCACCCCATCCACAGCagc encodes the following:
- the LOC101781054 gene encoding ammonium transporter 3 member 2, translating into MSTSSGFPLAYQGSAASPDWLNKGDNAWQLTAATLVGLQSFPGLVVLYGGVVKKKWAVNSAFMALYAFAAVWICWVTWAYNMSFGDKLIPIWGKARPALNQGFLIGQAALPATAHYRAGGATIETPAVEPFYPMATVVYFQCVFAAITLILVAGSLLGRMSFLAWMIFVPLWLTFSYTIGAFSVWGGGFLFQWGVIDYCGGYVIHLSAGFAGFTAAYWVGPRAQKDRERFPPNNILFTLTGAGLLWMGWAGFNGGGPYAANSVASMSVVNTNICTAMSLIVWTCLDVIFFGKPSVIGAVQGMITGLVCITPGAGVVQGWAALVMGVLAGSIPWYTMMKLHKRLRFLKRVDDTLGVIHTHGVAGLLGGLLTGLLADPTLCNLFLPVTNSRGAFYGGAGGAQFGKQLAGALFVIGWNVVVTSVICVAINAVVPLRMPEEKLEVGDDAVHGEEAYALWGDGELYDITKHGADETEHGGRAAVAPVSMTPN